A part of Miscanthus floridulus cultivar M001 chromosome 6, ASM1932011v1, whole genome shotgun sequence genomic DNA contains:
- the LOC136457158 gene encoding chlorophyllide a oxygenase, chloroplastic isoform X1, translating to MNTVSSLSLVPHLLIKPSIACFSRKGVGRYGGIKVYAVLREDGAEFAKSNNLEALFHVDDPGPRCPIKKGKFLDVNEALEVVRFDIQYCDWRARQDLLTIMVLHNKVVEVLNPLAREFKSIGTLRKELAELQQELEKAHNQVHLSEARVSSALDKLAHMETLVNDRLLPPDGASSTSTAEPTSLVPSTSSTAHVRAKKQPHRSLNVSGPVKPYNPSLKNFWYPVAFSSDLKDDTMVPIDCFEEQWVIFRGKDGRPGCVQNTCAHRACPLHLGSVNEGRIQCPYHGWEYSTDGKCEKMPSTKMLNVRIQSLPCFEQEGMVWIWPGDDPPKATIPSLLPPSGFTIHAEIVMELPVEHGLLLDNLLDLAHAPFTHTSTFAKGWSVPSLVKFLTPASGLQGYWDPYPIDMEFRPPCMVLSTIGISKPGKLEGKSTQQCSTHLHQLHVCLPSSRNKTRLLYRMSLDFAPWLKHVPLMHLLWSHFAEKVLNEDLRLVLGQQERMINGANIWNWPVSYDKLGIRYRLWRDAVERGSDRLPFSNQAERGSDRLPFSNQAGSGS from the exons ATGAACACGGTGTCTTCGCTGTCTTTGGTGCCGCACCTGCTCATTAAGCCCTCCATCGCCTGCTTCTCCAGAAAG GGCGTTGGCCGCTATGGCGGAATCAAGGTGTACGCCGTGCTCAGGGAAGACGGAGCTGAGTTTGCCAAGAGCAACAACCTGGAGGCCCTGTTCCACGTGGATGACCCCGGGCCGAGGTGCCCCATCAAGAAGGGCAAGTTCCTGGACGTGAACGAGGCCCTCGAGGTGGTCCGATTCGACATCCAGTACTGCGACTGGAGGGCGCGCCAGGATCTCCTCACCATCATGGTTCTCCACAACAAG GTGGTGGAGGTCCTCAACCCCTTAGCGAGGGAGTTCAAGTCGATCGGAACCTTGAGGAAAGAGCTTGCCGAGCTGCAGCAGGAGCTGGAAAAAGCTCACAATCAG GTCCATCTATCGGAAGCTAGAGTCTCATCTGCGCTTGACAAGCTAGCGCATATGGAGACCCTGGTGAACGACAGGCTATTGCCACCGGATGGAGCCTCCAGTACGTCCACAGCCGAGCCCACTTCCCTGGTTCCAAGCACATCGTCCACCGCCCATGTCCGAGCCAAGAAACAGCCACATCGGAGTCTTAACGTGTCCGGCCCAGTGAAGCCGTACAATCCCAGCCTGAAGAACTTCTGGTACCCAGTTGCCTTCTCCAGTGATCTGAAAGATGACACCATG GTGCCGATAGATTGTTTCGAGGAGCAGTGGGTGATATTCCGAGGAAAAGATGGAAGGCCTGGGTGTGTTCAGAACACATGTGCTCACAGGGCTTGCCCGCTGCATCTTGGTTCAGTAAACGAGGGTAGAATCCAGTGCCCCTACCATG GTTGGGAGTACTCGACTGATGGGAAATGTGAAAAAATGCCATCAACGAAGATGCTCAACGTGCGCATCCAGTCATTGCCCTGCTTTGAGCAGGAAGGAATGGTTTGGATTTGGCCTGGGGATGACCCACCAAAGGCTACAATCCCTTCTCTGCTGCCTCCTTCAGGATTTACGATTCATGCAGAG ATAGTGATGGAACTGCCAGTTGAACATGGACTCCTCCTGGATAATCTGTTGGACCTGGCTCATGCTCCTTTTACACATACATCCACCTTTGCCAAGGGTTGGAGTGTTCCAAG TTTGGTGAAGTTTTTAACGCCTGCATCTGGGCTCCAAGGGTACTGGGATCCTTACCCGATCGACATGGAGTTCCGACCACCGTGCATGGTCTTATCGACCATTGGCATCTCAAAGCCTGGAAAGCTAGAAGGGAAGAGCACCCAGCAATGTTCTACACATCTCCACCAACTCCATGTTTGCTTGCCCTCCTCTAGGAATAAAACTAGGCTGCTGTACCGGATGTCGCTAGACTTTGCTCCATGGCTCAAGCACGTACCACTCATGCACCTGCTGTGGTCACATTTCGCAGAGAAG gtcttgaacgaggaCCTACGGCTTGTTCTTGGTCAGCAAGAGCGAATGATCAACGGCGCCAACATCTGGAACTGGCCGGTATCATATGACAAGCTCGGGATTCGGTATCGGTTGTGGAGGGACGCCGTTGAGAGGGGATCTGACCGGTTGCCATTCAGTAACCAAGCTGAGAGGGGCTCCGACCGGTTGCCATTCAGTAACCAAGCTGGGAGTGGATCATAG
- the LOC136457158 gene encoding chlorophyllide a oxygenase, chloroplastic isoform X2: protein MAVQGVGRYGGIKVYAVLREDGAEFAKSNNLEALFHVDDPGPRCPIKKGKFLDVNEALEVVRFDIQYCDWRARQDLLTIMVLHNKVVEVLNPLAREFKSIGTLRKELAELQQELEKAHNQVHLSEARVSSALDKLAHMETLVNDRLLPPDGASSTSTAEPTSLVPSTSSTAHVRAKKQPHRSLNVSGPVKPYNPSLKNFWYPVAFSSDLKDDTMVPIDCFEEQWVIFRGKDGRPGCVQNTCAHRACPLHLGSVNEGRIQCPYHGWEYSTDGKCEKMPSTKMLNVRIQSLPCFEQEGMVWIWPGDDPPKATIPSLLPPSGFTIHAEIVMELPVEHGLLLDNLLDLAHAPFTHTSTFAKGWSVPSLVKFLTPASGLQGYWDPYPIDMEFRPPCMVLSTIGISKPGKLEGKSTQQCSTHLHQLHVCLPSSRNKTRLLYRMSLDFAPWLKHVPLMHLLWSHFAEKVLNEDLRLVLGQQERMINGANIWNWPVSYDKLGIRYRLWRDAVERGSDRLPFSNQAERGSDRLPFSNQAGSGS from the exons aTGGCTGTGCAGGGCGTTGGCCGCTATGGCGGAATCAAGGTGTACGCCGTGCTCAGGGAAGACGGAGCTGAGTTTGCCAAGAGCAACAACCTGGAGGCCCTGTTCCACGTGGATGACCCCGGGCCGAGGTGCCCCATCAAGAAGGGCAAGTTCCTGGACGTGAACGAGGCCCTCGAGGTGGTCCGATTCGACATCCAGTACTGCGACTGGAGGGCGCGCCAGGATCTCCTCACCATCATGGTTCTCCACAACAAG GTGGTGGAGGTCCTCAACCCCTTAGCGAGGGAGTTCAAGTCGATCGGAACCTTGAGGAAAGAGCTTGCCGAGCTGCAGCAGGAGCTGGAAAAAGCTCACAATCAG GTCCATCTATCGGAAGCTAGAGTCTCATCTGCGCTTGACAAGCTAGCGCATATGGAGACCCTGGTGAACGACAGGCTATTGCCACCGGATGGAGCCTCCAGTACGTCCACAGCCGAGCCCACTTCCCTGGTTCCAAGCACATCGTCCACCGCCCATGTCCGAGCCAAGAAACAGCCACATCGGAGTCTTAACGTGTCCGGCCCAGTGAAGCCGTACAATCCCAGCCTGAAGAACTTCTGGTACCCAGTTGCCTTCTCCAGTGATCTGAAAGATGACACCATG GTGCCGATAGATTGTTTCGAGGAGCAGTGGGTGATATTCCGAGGAAAAGATGGAAGGCCTGGGTGTGTTCAGAACACATGTGCTCACAGGGCTTGCCCGCTGCATCTTGGTTCAGTAAACGAGGGTAGAATCCAGTGCCCCTACCATG GTTGGGAGTACTCGACTGATGGGAAATGTGAAAAAATGCCATCAACGAAGATGCTCAACGTGCGCATCCAGTCATTGCCCTGCTTTGAGCAGGAAGGAATGGTTTGGATTTGGCCTGGGGATGACCCACCAAAGGCTACAATCCCTTCTCTGCTGCCTCCTTCAGGATTTACGATTCATGCAGAG ATAGTGATGGAACTGCCAGTTGAACATGGACTCCTCCTGGATAATCTGTTGGACCTGGCTCATGCTCCTTTTACACATACATCCACCTTTGCCAAGGGTTGGAGTGTTCCAAG TTTGGTGAAGTTTTTAACGCCTGCATCTGGGCTCCAAGGGTACTGGGATCCTTACCCGATCGACATGGAGTTCCGACCACCGTGCATGGTCTTATCGACCATTGGCATCTCAAAGCCTGGAAAGCTAGAAGGGAAGAGCACCCAGCAATGTTCTACACATCTCCACCAACTCCATGTTTGCTTGCCCTCCTCTAGGAATAAAACTAGGCTGCTGTACCGGATGTCGCTAGACTTTGCTCCATGGCTCAAGCACGTACCACTCATGCACCTGCTGTGGTCACATTTCGCAGAGAAG gtcttgaacgaggaCCTACGGCTTGTTCTTGGTCAGCAAGAGCGAATGATCAACGGCGCCAACATCTGGAACTGGCCGGTATCATATGACAAGCTCGGGATTCGGTATCGGTTGTGGAGGGACGCCGTTGAGAGGGGATCTGACCGGTTGCCATTCAGTAACCAAGCTGAGAGGGGCTCCGACCGGTTGCCATTCAGTAACCAAGCTGGGAGTGGATCATAG